AGCGGCGTGTCAGCGCCGCAGAACGCCCCTTCTTGGACCCGTAACCGGTCAGATCTTTGGAACCAACTTGAAGCCTTCGAAAAGCGCAAGGATGCGCAGCTCGCACGGGAGTTTGTGCTCGGCCTGCCACACCTACTCAGTCTTGAGCAGCAAGCGGAAGTCCTGGAACGGTTCATCCGATCCGAATTCCTCGCACGTGGTTTGGTAGCCGATTGGGCGATCCACGACGCGAACCAGTCCGGAGACGTGCGCAATGTTCATGCACACGTGATGGTGACCATGCGCACTTTGTCGCCTGCAGGCTTCGATCCCATCAAGGAACGGGAGTTGAACACGCCGTTACAGCTGAATGCATGGCGGGCGAACTGGGCCGAAGCGGTGAATCAGGCCTTTCGAGAGCATGGCGTACTCGACGCAGAAGGTCGACTCTTAGAGGTTGATCACCGGAGCTACGAAGACCAGGGTCTCGCACTAGAGCCGACGTACCATATGGGTGTTCATGCCACGGCGATGGAGCGGCGAGGCAAGCTCACGGAACTCGGTGAGCGCAACCGGTCAATCCTTAAACGCAATGAGATGCAGCCCGACTGCGCCGATAGCAGGCGGCACGGCGCGGTCCGTGGTTTCCTGTCTAGCACGAGGGCCAAGCAAAGGGAAGCACACGATCGTGAGCGGAGCGACCAGTATAACAGCGAGATGGAACCTTAGAGATGGCCGGAGCTCGTAGTGAAGGCACTTTGGACATAACCGAAAACACGTTCTGCTGCCGGTTCGGAGTACACCTCCAGATCCTTGCGCCACTGTTTGTCATCGGCTCCGCCTAGACTCTTAGCAAAATTACCAAGGCCCAGTTTCGGCAAAAACATGTCTGCCACTTTCCCGAGCGTCTCGGCACCGTTTAGTGCAAGCGGATAGCAGATGCGTAGTGTATTGAAATTCAGGACGGATCCCCAGAATTCGTTCCCGTCCAGATGACGTGCTAGAAGGACTGCCCCTAGACTGCCTTCCTGAA
This genomic window from Armatimonadota bacterium contains:
- a CDS encoding MobA/MobL family protein, giving the protein MIGRGQGRSAVACAAYRSGTRIKDERYGRTHDYSFRTGVQLSGVSAPQNAPSWTRNRSDLWNQLEAFEKRKDAQLAREFVLGLPHLLSLEQQAEVLERFIRSEFLARGLVADWAIHDANQSGDVRNVHAHVMVTMRTLSPAGFDPIKERELNTPLQLNAWRANWAEAVNQAFREHGVLDAEGRLLEVDHRSYEDQGLALEPTYHMGVHATAMERRGKLTELGERNRSILKRNEMQPDCADSRRHGAVRGFLSSTRAKQREAHDRERSDQYNSEMEP